The Desulfonatronum lacustre DSM 10312 region AGCAGAAAATCACTCAGAGGAAAAAGCGCGTTAAAACCCGCTTGCGCTTTCATCGGCTCAATGCCTCCATCAGCTGGGCCTTCAACTTCCCCCGCGTTGCGGCAATCTGTTCCAGCAGCTTTTCGTACTCCGGCAGCAGTTGCTCCACGTCCCCCGGGCCGGTGTCGGCATTGTGCGGATTTTTCAAATCCAGGTTGTAGTTTCCGGCCTTGATCTGATCGATGGGTATGCGCCAAGCTCGTTCGTTCTCCATGCGACCGGCGAAGCCGTCCTGTTCCCTCCCCCACCACGCACGCTCGGCTTCGAATTCCTCGATGCGGATGGGTTTGCCCTTGTTGTAGCTTTTGGCTCCGGGCGGGTACGGGTGCTCGTAGTACCAGACTTCCCGGGTGGGTGCGCCCTTGGTGAAGAACAGGAGGTTGGTGCGGATGCTGGTGTACGGGTTGAAGACGCCGTTGGGCAGGCGGACGATGGTGTGCAGGTTGCACTCGGTGAGCAGGGCTTCCTTGATGCGTGTTTTCACGCCTTCGCCGAACAGGGTGCCGTCGGGCAGGACGATTCCGGCGCGTCCGCCGGGTTTCAATATCTTCATGAGCAGGACCAGGAACAGGTCCGCCGTCTCGCGGGTCCGGAACTCGGCGGGGAAGTTGGCTTCGATGCCGTCCTCCTCCATGCCGCCGAAGGGCGGGTTGGTGACGATGACGTCCACGCGCTCCCTGGGACTCCAGTCGCGCAGGGGGCGGGCCAGGGTGTTGTCGTGGCGGACGCCCACAGGCACGTCGATGCCGTGCAGAAGCAGGTTGGTGATGCACAGGACGTGGGGCAGGTGCTTTTTCTCGATCCCGGCGAAACAGACCTGGATGCGCTGTTCGTCCGCCGCGCTTTTGGCCTGTTTGCGCAGGTGCTCGATGGCGCAGACCAGAAAGCCGCCGGTACCGCAGGCCGGGTCGAGGATGGTTTCGCCCAGGCGCGGGTTGACCTGTTCGACGATGAATTGGGTTACGGCCCGGGGAGTATAGAATTCCCCCGCGTTTCCGGCGGACTGCAAATCCTTGAGTAGCTTTTCGTAGATGTCGCCGAACATGTGGCGATCATCCGAAGCGTTGAAGTTGATGGCGTTGATCTTGTTGATCACCTGGCGCATCAACGTGCCGTTTTTCATGTAGTTGTTGGCGTCCTCAAAGGACATCCGGATTAGGCCGCTGATCTTGTCCCCGCCCACGGTTAGGGACTTGAGTTTGGGCAAGAGCGCGTTGTTGACGAAATCCAGCAGCGCCTCGCCGGTGACGCCCTCCTCGTCCGCGGCCCAGGCGGACCAGCGCAGATTCTCCGGCAGGGGCGAGCGGTAGGTGTCGCGGAGAAGCTGCATCTCCTTTTCGCGGTCGTCGAAGATCTTCAGAAAGAACATCCAGCCGAGCTGTTCCAGGCGCTGGGCGTCGCCGTAGGTTCCGGCGTCCTTGCGCATGATGTCTTGGATGGATTTTACGATGCCTGAGATGTTGGGCATTAATTTACAGGGGATGGTTCAAAATGGGTGAGCAGGTTGTTCCTGGCCGCGATGTTTCCGGCCACGGCCAGTTGTCGGACTTCCTTGTTGATGCGTTCTGCCAGTGCGTCCTCAGCCATATCCAGTTCGTAGTCCATCTGCAGGCCCAGCCAGAAACTGGAGGAATTGCCGAAGTATCTGGAGAGCCGCAGGGCCGTATCCGCCGTGATGGCGCGTTTCCCGTGAATGATCTCGTTGATCCTGCGCGGGGAGACCGCAAGATCCCTGCCCAGCCGATTCTGGCTGATGGCCAGCGGCTTGAGGAATTCCTCTTCCAGAATCTCACCAGGATGTACGGGAAGAATTTTCTTCATTTCTCACCCCTTGTGATAATCGACGATCTCAACGTCATGCGCGCCGCCATCGCGCCAGACAAAGCAGATTCGCCATTGGTCGTTGATTCGGATGCAATGCTGTCCCTGGCGGTTGCCCATGAGAGCTTCCAATCGATTTCCCGGGGGGATGCGAAAATCATCAAGGCTTGAGCTGCGATTCAGCATTCGCAGCTTCCGGAAGGCGGTTCTCTGGTTTGCCAGACGTGCTTCCTCGAATCGTTTTTCCCTGGATCAAGCACAAGGCATGCATCGTGTCAACGCGCTCGGTTACTTGACGCGCTCACGTCCAAGTCATTGCCAGCACCGACCAATCCGACTATTCTTGTGCCCTTAATTCGCGCTTGAACCGCGTAACGTCCCGTCGTTTATACTCCTTGCCCGTTTAGTCTCAGGAGGTTCCGCTCATGGAAGTCGCCGCCGTGGTTGACCAGGTCGCCAATCTACAGATTCTGAATCAATTTTTGCTGTCCCTGTTTTTGCTCATCCCCATGGTTCTGGTGGCCAGGACGGCCGTGGCCGGAACGCGCTATTCGCCGATCCTGATCATCGTCATTTTCGGCCTGACCATGGGCTACGTCCTTGTCTCCAGCGGCGTATCCACGCCGGGATTGCCTCAGTTTTCACTGATCGACCTGATCAGCCGCTCCACGATCGTCGCCCTGACCGTCTCTTTTTTCGTGGGCGGACAGGAACTGCGCAAGATTTTGGGGGGCATCGAGCTGGACCCGGACGACATGGTGACTCCGTCCCAGGAAGAAACCTTCCTGGGTACGGGCCGGACCCAATTGATCTTCATCGTCCGGGCTTTTTTTCTGCTCATCGGGATTGAGGCCTTGTACCGGTTGACCCTGGGGTTGAGTTTTTCGGACCTGAGCCGATTCTATCCGCTGATCGCTTATCTCGGCTTGGTGGGCGCGGTGATCATGATCGACCACAAGGCCCAGGTGACCAACAAGCGGCTGTACATCAAGATGGGCATCGTGGAAATGGTGGCCATTCTCGGCATTCTTCTGGGGTCCTACACCATCGCCATGTGGATCAAGCCGCTCATCGCCTTGCCGCAGATTTTTTTCGCCATGATCATCTCCGCCGGGCTGGGAGCGCTGATGTACCGCTGGCGTTTCGGGCCGACGATCCGGGCCTTGCTTTTCGCCGGAATTCCCGTGGTGTTGGCGGCCAATTTCATGATCGGTGGGTCACGAATCACCGAGGCCTTCGCCATCACCGGGATGAACGCGGTACTGGCCTACGGCTTTTTCGGTCAGATGTTCTGGATGTTCGGCGGCATTGCTCTGCTGATGCTCTTCGGGAAGACCGACCACGCCCGAAATTTGGCTCCGGGTATGGCCGGGGCATTGTCTCACTCCGGCCTGACCGGGGCCTGTACGGCTGGAGATCTGGGAAAAACCGCGGCCTACCGGGCGCCGATCATGATCAACGTCCCGTTTTTCGGGCACATTTTTGTCTTTTCCGTTCTGGCCATGAGCGCCCAACAGGGGAGCCTGATGATGTGGCCCTCGCTGCTGATCGTCCTGATCGGAGTGGGCCTGACGATTTATTCGCTGAAAACCATGGGCAAGGCCGACGGCAAGGACGCCAATGAGGTCAAGGGGCTGATGCAGTTCTCCTTCGGCTGGCAGTTGTGCGCGGTGTTCGGCGGTTTCGTGCTGCTCAGCGCTGTCGGCATGCCCTTGGGCTTCACGGCCATGTCCGTCTCCTCGGGTATTTCCCACTTCGGTCTTTTTGCCGCCACCCAGGGTGGAATGTTCGGTGAGGAAGCGGCTTTGCTGATCCCCTTCATCTTTTCCATGCCGTTTTTGGTCCATCCCCTGGTCTTTTTCATGTTCGGACGAGCCATGGAAAGTGATGGTGAAATGCCCCGCATTCCAGTCTTCATCCTGGCGGGCATCGGCTTGCTGGGCGTGCTCTATTCCATGATTGCGGTATAACAACAGTCCGTTGAACCATCCACCACCATGTCCGACCATCGCGTAACCAAGTTCGCCATTCCGGAAATCATCTTCGGCCAGGGCAGCATCGGCTATCTGGCTCAGTGCTCTCGTCGGCTGGGAGCGAAGCGGGCCCTGTTGGTCACGGACCAGGGGCTGATCGATTCCGGGTGGGCCGGGCATGTGATGGATATTCTGCGGGACGACGGGGTGGACTTCGTGCTTTTCGACAAGGTCAACTCCAATCCCCGGGATTATCAGGTCCATGAGGGCGCGGATCTGTACGTCCGGGAAAAGGCCGACGTGATCATCGCCCTGGGCGGGGGCAGTCCCATGGATACGGCCAAGGGCGTGGGGACCATCGTGGGCAACGGCGGACGGATCGCGGACTACGAAGGGGCGAACCGGATCATGCGGCCCCTGCCGCCGATGATCTTCATCCCCACCAACGCCGGCAGCGGTTCGGACATTTCCCAGTTCTGCATCATCACGGATGTGGAGCGGCAGGTGAAGATGTCCATCATCAGCCGGTCCCTGGTGCCCAACGTTTCCATCATTGATCCCAACCTGTTGATGACCAAGGGCGATCAGCTGGTCGTGTCCTCGGCCATTGACGCCCTGGCCCACGCCATCGAGTCCTTCGTCTCGCCCCTGGCTTCGCCCTTTACGGAAAATCAGGCCTTAAAGGCCATTGAGCTGATCGCCAAAAATCTTCAACCCGCCCTGGAGAACCGAACCCCTGAACTCATGGAGCAGCTCTCCATCGCCAGCACCGCCGCGGGGATGTCCTTCAGCAACGCCGGATTGGGCATCGGCCACGCCCTGGCGCACTCCCTGGGCGGAATCTTCGACACCCTGCACGGCCTGGTGCATCCCATCGTGCTGCCGGCGGTGATGCGCTACAATCTCCCGGCCTGTCCGGAAAAGATGTGCGCCATCGGGCGGATCATTCAGGGTAATCCGAAAAGCTGCTCTTCGAGTCAGGGAGAAGAAGGCATCGCCCAATTGGAGGAACTGTTCGCCCGGCTGGACGTGCCGCACCGGATGCGGGACATCGTACCCGACGATTCCAAGCTGGAACAGATCTGCCGGATGGCGGTGCACGACGCCTGCATGTTGACCAATCCCCGCAAGGCCGACTGGGAGGATCTGTTGGCCATTTGCCGGGAGGCGTGGTGATGGTCCAACCCACGGACCTGCAGGATCTGATCGGCATCGAGCACAGCAAGCTCGGCTTTTTTCAGGAACTGCGCCAAAAGGTCGAGGAACTCAAGGAGTCCAACAAGCGCTCCGAGGAGCAGCGCCGGGAAATCGCGGCGATTCTGGACGGGATCACGGACGTGATGATGGTCTTGTCCGAGAATCTGCGGATCATCTCGGTGAATCACGTCTTTCGGCATTTGTTCGATGATCCCCATCCCGAGGGAAAGTTCTGCTATGAACTTTTCCGTCATGAGGATCACCCCTGTCCGGAGTGTCCGGCGTTTCGTTCCCTGGCCACCAACTCCGTCTGCCGAGACACGGCCATCTTCAAGCTCAAGGGCCGGAACCTGCAATTCGAGATGGTGGCCTCGCCGCTGAAGAATCCTGAGTGGCCGGAACATAGGGTATTGATCTTCAAGCGTGACGTGACCTTGGAGAAGGAGTACCAGGCCAAGTATTATCAGGTGGAGAAGATGGCCACCATGGGCATGCTGGCCGCCGGCGTGGCCCATGAGGTGAACAATCCCATGGCCGCCATCCGCGGCTTCGCCGAAGGCCTGCAGCGCCGTCTGCCGCGGATCGAGGGAGAGGTGGACCCGGAGCTGGCCCAGGATTTTCGCGAGTATACGGACATCATTCTCAAGGAATGCAATCGCTGCCAGAAGATCATCCAAACCTTGCTGACCTTCAGTCGGCCGGTTTCCGCCGCCTTTTCCCCTCTGGCCCTGAACCAGATCGTCACGGACACTCTGCGCCTAGTGGACCATCATCTACGCAAGCGCGTCGGATTAAAGATCGACCTGCGTCTGGCCGACGAACTGCCGCTGATCTACGGGGATGAATCCCAGCTCAAGCAGGTGATCCTGAATCTGCTGGTCAACGCCCTGGACGCCATCCAGGGCGAGGGGACCATCCAGATTCGAACCAGCTTCGTGGGCGAGGCGGAGGTCTGCCTGTGCGTCGAGGACACCGGCTGCGGCATTCCTCCGGAA contains the following coding sequences:
- a CDS encoding type I restriction-modification system subunit M; this encodes MPNISGIVKSIQDIMRKDAGTYGDAQRLEQLGWMFFLKIFDDREKEMQLLRDTYRSPLPENLRWSAWAADEEGVTGEALLDFVNNALLPKLKSLTVGGDKISGLIRMSFEDANNYMKNGTLMRQVINKINAINFNASDDRHMFGDIYEKLLKDLQSAGNAGEFYTPRAVTQFIVEQVNPRLGETILDPACGTGGFLVCAIEHLRKQAKSAADEQRIQVCFAGIEKKHLPHVLCITNLLLHGIDVPVGVRHDNTLARPLRDWSPRERVDVIVTNPPFGGMEEDGIEANFPAEFRTRETADLFLVLLMKILKPGGRAGIVLPDGTLFGEGVKTRIKEALLTECNLHTIVRLPNGVFNPYTSIRTNLLFFTKGAPTREVWYYEHPYPPGAKSYNKGKPIRIEEFEAERAWWGREQDGFAGRMENERAWRIPIDQIKAGNYNLDLKNPHNADTGPGDVEQLLPEYEKLLEQIAATRGKLKAQLMEALSR
- a CDS encoding HigA family addiction module antitoxin, which codes for MKKILPVHPGEILEEEFLKPLAISQNRLGRDLAVSPRRINEIIHGKRAITADTALRLSRYFGNSSSFWLGLQMDYELDMAEDALAERINKEVRQLAVAGNIAARNNLLTHFEPSPVN
- a CDS encoding iron-containing alcohol dehydrogenase, whose amino-acid sequence is MSDHRVTKFAIPEIIFGQGSIGYLAQCSRRLGAKRALLVTDQGLIDSGWAGHVMDILRDDGVDFVLFDKVNSNPRDYQVHEGADLYVREKADVIIALGGGSPMDTAKGVGTIVGNGGRIADYEGANRIMRPLPPMIFIPTNAGSGSDISQFCIITDVERQVKMSIISRSLVPNVSIIDPNLLMTKGDQLVVSSAIDALAHAIESFVSPLASPFTENQALKAIELIAKNLQPALENRTPELMEQLSIASTAAGMSFSNAGLGIGHALAHSLGGIFDTLHGLVHPIVLPAVMRYNLPACPEKMCAIGRIIQGNPKSCSSSQGEEGIAQLEELFARLDVPHRMRDIVPDDSKLEQICRMAVHDACMLTNPRKADWEDLLAICREAW
- a CDS encoding two-component system sensor histidine kinase NtrB, translating into MVQPTDLQDLIGIEHSKLGFFQELRQKVEELKESNKRSEEQRREIAAILDGITDVMMVLSENLRIISVNHVFRHLFDDPHPEGKFCYELFRHEDHPCPECPAFRSLATNSVCRDTAIFKLKGRNLQFEMVASPLKNPEWPEHRVLIFKRDVTLEKEYQAKYYQVEKMATMGMLAAGVAHEVNNPMAAIRGFAEGLQRRLPRIEGEVDPELAQDFREYTDIILKECNRCQKIIQTLLTFSRPVSAAFSPLALNQIVTDTLRLVDHHLRKRVGLKIDLRLADELPLIYGDESQLKQVILNLLVNALDAIQGEGTIQIRTSFVGEAEVCLCVEDTGCGIPPENLDKMFEPFFTTKPVGKGIGIGLASCYSIVQEHGGDISVVSEVGKGSRFTVCLPLNANEGSRERTLFGPRR